One genomic region from Rosa rugosa chromosome 1, drRosRugo1.1, whole genome shotgun sequence encodes:
- the LOC133726139 gene encoding protein DELAY OF GERMINATION 1-like yields the protein MAGDGIAPEPEPEHEKEGFQAFFECWLSEQNQDLEDLVVASKRHQNCDDDQVLLSSLVEGVMKHYECYYNAKSQWAKQDALEMLSPPWTSSLEDAFLWLGGWRPSMAFHLLYSKSGMQLEACFAELMRGSSLSTGDLGDLSQCQLTMMDKLQRRTIQEEKHLSEKMAKLQETMADTTMVELSHVVSEMMRNNNGHEEGIDDHENRVESTLDSKEEGLEKILHKADDLRLRTLNNITQILSPIQAVHFLIAAAELHLRLHDWGKMKDASRY from the coding sequence ATGGCTGGAGACGGCATTGCTCCTGAGCCTGAGCCTGAGCATGAGAAGGAGGGTTTTCAGGCCTTCTTCGAGTGCTGGCTTTCTGAACAAAACCAAGACCTCGAGGACCTCGTCGTTGCCTCCAAAAGGCACCAAAATTGTGATGATGATCAGGTGTTGTTAAGTTCATTGGTAGAGGGAGTGATGAAACATTATGAATGTTACTACAATGCAAAGTCGCAGTGGGCCAAGCAAGACGCACTGGAAATGTTGTCTCCGCCATGGACGAGCTCATTGGAAGATGCATTCCTTTGGTTAGGTGGCTGGCGACCAAGCATGGCTTTTCATTTGCTCTACTCAAAGTCTGGGATGCAGCTAGAGGCTTGTTTTGCTGAGTTGATGCGAGGGTCGAGCTTGAGCACCGGTGACTTGGGTGATCTCTCACAGTGCCAGCTCACCATGATGGACAAGTTGCAAAGGAGGACTATCCAGGAGGAGAAGCACCTATCGGAAAAGATGGCCAAACTTCAGGAGACTATGGCTGACACTACAATGGTTGAGCTGTCGCATGTGGTCTCCGAGATGATGAGGAACAATAATGGCCATGAAGAAGGAATTGATGATCATGAGAACCGAGTTGAGTCCACTCTAGATTCCAAGGAGGAAGGTCTGGAGAAGATTTTGCACAAGGCTGATGACTTGAGATTGAGAACACTTAATAACATCACACAAATTCTGAGTCCAATCCAGGCCGTTCATTTCTTGATTGCTGCTGCAGAGTTGCACTTGAGGCTTCATGACTGGGGCAAAATGAAAGACGCCTCAAGATACTAA
- the LOC133726148 gene encoding F-box protein At5g07610-like produces the protein MAVKLTANMDKEKSHQAHPPHITTWKQRLRPALTSLSFVHDSAGIKILQSSHGLLLCRSLYKLGKTCSYYICNPSTKKFSVLPQFCAEADYVSGSESRTVSGVYLVFNPTKSPHYQVACIRMCSSSFNSYQVEIYSSATRAWRLSGSPFAAHFDMVFDNGVLWNAAIHWISPTGASLCFDIDQERLGAMPGLPSNEKHNP, from the coding sequence ATGGCTGTCAAACTGACAGCAAATATGGATAAAGAAAAAAGCCATCAAGCTCATCCACCACATATCACTACTTGGAAGCAACGACTCCGACCAGCCCTCACTTCCCTCAGCTTCGTTCATGACTCGGCAGGTATCAAAATCCTTCAGTCCAGCCATGGCTTGCTCTTGTGCCGCAGCCTTTACAAACTGGGTAAAACCTGCAGCTATTACATTTGCAATCCTTCAACAAAGAAATTCTCAGTTCTTCCTCAGTTTTGTGCTGAAGCGGATTATGTATCCGGGTCGGAATCCAGAACTGTTTCCGGTGTTTATTTAGTTTTTAATCCCACCAAGTCACCTCACTACCAAGTTGCCTGCATTCGAATGTGTTCTTCCTCATTCAATAGCTACCAAGTTGAGATTTACTCATCTGCGACTCGGGCTTGGAGGCTTTCCGGGTCTCCTTTCGCTGCCCATTTCGACATGGTGTTTGACAATGGGGTGCTTTGGAATGCTGCAATACACTGGATCAGTCCAACTGGGGCTTCGTTATGCTTTGATATTGATCAAGAACGCCTAGGAGCAATGCCCGGTCTTCCGTCAAATGAGAAACACAACCCCTAA